The genomic stretch TCTATACCTTGCACACGTGCCAAATTCTGTTACAACAACCCCAGGACCAAAACCTTCTTCTATGCGTACATGTTTGGAGAGAATATCAATGCTGATGTACATCGCTAAAATGCTGCATGTAATACAAGACGATGCATAAACGACGCGATACAAACAATGTCACACCGACTATTTGCTGTCGCAGTAACCAGGCGCCTTGGGGGCACCACCGTAGATCCAGCTCTGGACTGTGAGCGTTGTGGTATATACCATACCGACCGCACCAAGAATGCACAACAAGACATCAAGTACTCGTGCAGTACTCGTTCGCGCGACAGCACGGTAATGAAGCATGGGCTATATAAAGTCAGTAGAGGCTTTGGTTCGGAGCGAAAGCAAACACTTACAGGGTAGATGAAGACCAGCGGAATACAGGCAAAGCTTCCCACAAGACTGACGAACTTGTCAAGGTCACCTGCACCAGCCCAGGCAAGGCAAGCACATACCAAGACAATGAAGAAGCGGAAAAAGTTCTTCTTCCATTTGACATACGGGTTGTACTTGCCCGTCCTGCTGAACAGCTGCTGGCTGGTAATCTCAATGGCAGGGTAGATCTGCAGGGGCGTCGAGAGCAATATGGCGAGCGAATAGATGAACTGAACGCCATTGACAAACTTGTTGTCTTGGGGCATGTTGAGAAGCACCACCGTCTTTGTCTTGGATCCAAAAGCCGCGTACGACAGGGCGCCGGCGCTGAGGAAGATGACGGTGATAATGATCATGACGCCCCCGAGGACCTTGGGGAACTTCTTGGGGTCTTTCATGCCCGTCTGGATGGGAATGATGAGGCCAATACCTTCAAAAGTGAAGATGGCAGTGCCAATAAACAAGGTCCAGTCCTTTGCGTTGAAGTTGACAATATCAGAGATGCCGCCCTGATCTACGATGGTGAAGAGATCAAAGTAATACAGGTAAACAAGGCCCATGAGGATGAAGAGATCTGCTACCAATGCGAGCTTCTGgatgttgttgatgttgcggtAGAGCGACAGGGGCAGGAAGATGACCATCTGCATCATGATCATGTACTTGATATCAATAAAGGTTTTGCAGTTGGATACGGCGAGGACGAATGCTTGCAGGTTCTCAGAAACGAAGACGATGTAGGCCGAGGAGAAGCCTATCTGGGAGATGACGAGCGAAGTATTGATCAGGTTGCGCATCCAGTCGCCGTAAAGATGAAAGCCCATGTCACCAAACGAGTGTTCGACCACGAGGCGAGTGGAGACGAGCAGGACAAAGCAAGCATAGGAAAGGCCAGCTACTGCGAGAAGCACAAAGTTTGAAAAAAGCATACCACCATTGAGGAATGCTCGCGGCAAGAATAGCACACCAGTTCCTACAAAGGATTTGAGCAGGAGTAAGGCTGCTCCTGTAGGCGTACCTGTGCCCGTCTTCTTTGGCTTGCGTCTCCTCCGCTTTCCCGGCGTGAGCAGTGCACTCGACTCGCCGTACTCGCGGTCTTCGTCTTCGGTTTGGGCACCAGAGTCTAGTGCGTCCGAGGAGAAGTATTCGTCTGGCCCCAGCACCTCGTCGTCTTCCTCGAGCGATTCACCGGCAAAGTGACCATATAGGGTTAAGAACTCGAGGAAGTTGTTGGTGAAGACATGGGGTGGCGGACGGGCTTGACGGACGGTGCCGTAGCCGGACGGGCCTGGTGCGGGTGAGGGACTGCCTGCAGCTCTGCGCAGATAGTTTCGTCTGAAGCCGCCCGGTTGCCGGATCGAGTCGATATCTAGCGTCTCCTCCTCAGGCCTGCGGCGAGGCCCGTGGGAGCTTTTGCTGCGTTGCAAGCCTTGCTCCTCCTGTTGCTGCTGCTCGCTCCACCTGTAGATCTGGCGGGTAATGTCGCCGCCTTGGAGCTGCAGGCTCGAAAAGTGCTCTTCGTCTTCCTCGGGCTTCCTGCCTGCCGTCGACTGGGCATCATCATCACCTATGGCTCCGCGGTTCGACCTGCTGGGGGAGGCGTAGTGCCCGACCAAATGCCGGCGCACAATCTCGGGGTCTTGGTAAGGGACGGGGGAGCGACCGCGGCCGTCGAAGGAGCCGTAGATGCTCGGTGGTCCCCGCGGAACAGCATCCTCGTTAGGCGAGAGTGGCTGCAATGGGGGCGTGCCGAATCGTGGAGGGCTCTTGCCGAGAGACTCCTTCAGTGCAGAGGACAGCGTTGACTCGGACGGGCCGGGCAGCGACGACTGCGGGTCTGCGCGTCCAGGAAGGGGCGTTTGCTGCGATGACGAGTGGACCGTCTGGGAAGGGGTTGGGATCTGGCGCACGACAGGCGTGCCGTTGGGGAGGGAAGGCGCAGGAGAGCCTCGTCTGGCATGTGAGTCCCGTCGGGCAGTAGAGCCTGCGCGTACAGACTGCGAGTCTGCCGGGGAGCTGCGCCGGGAATCTCGTGATGACGAGGACGGCATGATGATGGCGCTGCTGTGCTGGACTCGCTTGGCCGGTACTCTGATGCTGATGTTTGGTGTTGACACTGATATCCAAAGGAGCTTCGGCTATCTGCGCCTAATGCCGCGATATGCGATATGCGATACGCGATACGCGATACGACACGGATACGATGCGTAGTTGTAGTACAGTGCAGCCAACGCTGCAGGCTTGAAGAATAGCGCAAACAACCGATGCGCTGGACGACACGCGAAGAGTGCAAGTGCAAAGTTCAGAGTCTAGCAAACGACGCGAAGAGGAAACAAAAGCTGAGACGGACTGGCCTAGGAACGACCATGCGCCAACTGCGCCGACTGCGCCGAGAGCTTGAGGTCATTCGCTCGACACAGCGACACGTCTGGCGTGGGGCGCGGGATGACCATGTCACGCCGTTGGTGGAAACCCTGCATTTTCTCTTCACACTGCACATAGCGATACGTATGTACGGTACAGTATATGCTGCATTCCTTGGAATTGACGGCTAAGCCGCCAAGGTAAGTCAGATATAACACCCGACTGACAGCCCTGTCCGACATGTACATACAGTAGCTCCGTCATCATCGCTTTCTGGTCCCGTTTCATTGCTGCTGCATCCAGCGCATCTGTCCATGTCTTGCGTCCCAGAAACCTTTCCTGCAGCCACCCAAGATTTGCCGGCGCATCCCGCGCTTACTGGTACTACGCCCTGACCGGAACCACTCCTCGTGCCAGACCATGACCCATGTCGAAACTATAAGGCGCCCGCTGCCTAGGACGAGATCCAACTTTGCCGCCCGCACACCTCAAGACGAGAGTGAGCGTCTGCATCGACGCTCCTTTGTTCAGCAGTCGCCTCCGCCCgttgaagatgaggagaCGCCACTGCTCCCAGATGGTCAACTTCGCCAGCCGCACGACGGCAATGTCTGCCATGGCACCCAAGAGATGCAGGCCAAGCGGGGACTCGTGACCCGTTTCTTCTCTGCCATGCTCCCCTCGTCGCACCTAGCATCCAGCAACAGTCATAAACGACACCCATCAACCGCCGCCTCCAAACCAAGGCCTGGAGCCTTCCCTAGGCCAGTCGGTGGTACAGACAAGCTAGGCACTTTTGCAGGCGTCTTCGTACCCGTGACCCTCAATGTCTTGTCTATTTTGATGTTCTTGAGATTTGGCTTCCTTCTCGGCCAAGCAGGTCTAGTGGGCATGATGGGCATGCTGATTGCCGCCTACGCCATAAACCTCTTGACTACTCTGAGCATCTCTGCCGTCGCCACAAACGGCACGGTAAGGGGAGGGGGCGCCTACTACCTCATCTCGAGGTCACTGGGACCAGAGTTTGGCGGTAGCATTGGCATTGTCTATTATCTTGGCTCTGTTTTCAATACCTCGTTGAATGCTGTTGGCCTCATCGACTGCCTGATTGAGAACTTTGGTAGCAATGGAGGTAACATGGGCGAATGGCTGCCCCAAAGCTACTGGTGGCAGTTCCTGTGGGCGACTGTAATCTTGGTAGTGTGCACGCTCATCTGTCTAGCTGGCAGCGGACTCTTTGCTCGCTGCAGTAACGGGCTGCTGCTTGTTCTGCTTGTTGCTACCATCAGCATTCCTTTGTCAGCCGCCTTCAAAACCCCATTTTCTGACCCCGAGGAAAACATCATCTTCACAGGCCTCAGCATGCACACCTTTACCCAAAACTTACTTCCTCATTTTACCAGAGGCGCTGCAGGAAGTGTGGGTCATCACCGCGAGAGCTTCCAAGATCTCTTCGGCATCCTATTCCCAGCCACAGGGGGCATTCTTGCCGGCGCTAGTATGAGCGGCGACTTGAAGCACCCAAGCAAAGCCATCCCAAAGGGGACATTGTACGGCTTAGGCTTAACCTTCATCCTGTACACCCTCGTTGTATTCGCCATGGCAGCGTCCATAGCCCGCGAAACATTCTACAGCAACACTAACGTTATACAACTAACCAACATCTCTGGTGTCGTTGTACTAGCAGGTGAGATGGCGACATCGTTGTTTTCAGTGCTCATGGGTGTTATTGGCTCTGCCAAACTTCTCCAGGCCCTCTCTCGCGATCATCTGATTCCCGGACTCTCTGCCTTTGGTCAAGGCACCAAAAAGTCAGACGAGGTAGGCTTCCTCCATCATGCATGAGTCGAACGCACGCTGATTGTGTACAATTATGCAGCCTATTTATGCTATCGTCATTACATTCATCATTGCCCAGGTCACCATGTTTGCCGACATCAACCAAATTGCCTCCTTTATAACAATGACGGTACGTCATTAAATGTCCTTGACTTACCCCCTGGCCTGAAAGATCCTCTACAAAGCTCACTGTTGAGAGTATGCGACAAGAGCATTTCTACGAAATAACTTTATATGATCAGACATCTAACATGACCTAGTATCTTATGACATTTCTGGTTACCAACTTGGCTTGCTTCTTGCTCAAGATAGGATCCGCCCCGAACTTCCGGCCATCGTTCCATTACTTCAACTGGCCCACCGCAGCGATAGGAACGCTCGCCTGCGGTGTCACCATGTTCTTTGTCGATGGCTTCTATGCATCTGGTTGTGTAGCCTTGCTCATGATCATCTTTCTGTTGATCCACTACACCACTCCCCCAAAGCCATGGGGTGATGTCAGTCAAGGCCTCATCTACCACCAGGTTCGGAAGTATTTGCTACGCTTGAAACAAGAGCACGTTAAATTTTGGAGACCCCAGATCTTACTTCTTGTGAACGATCCACGGAGGCAGTACAAACTAATACAGTTTTGCAATTCTTTGAAAAAAGGCGGACTGTTTGTACTTGGACATGTTATCGTTTCGGATGACTTTGGAGCAGCTGTACCTGAAGCCAGGCGGCAGCAACAATCTTGGACAAAGTATATTGACTTCTCAAGAATCAAAGCTTTCGTCAACATCTCCATCTCTCCAGCAGTGGAATGGGGCGCTCGCAACCTTGTTCTTGGTGCAGGTCTGGGTGGCATGAGGCCGAACATCGTTGTCATGGGATTCTACAATCTACCCGAGCTTAAACAGGCACAGCCTTTGATCGGCATACCATCGCCCCAGCCATCAAGGCCATCTAGTAAAGCTGTGAATCATTCCATCTCCGGAAAAGCAATACAAACGGCAGCCAGGCGGCGCATGACCGGCAATACACATAGCATGCTTCCTACGGACGCCATGAAGCCTGAAAATGCAATCACGATACGCAGCTACGTTACTGTGATAGAGGATCTGGTTCTACGCTTGCAAGCAAACGTTGCCATAGCTAAGGGATTCCAAGAGCTTGAGGTACCGCCCGCAAAGCCCACAGTCAAACAAAAGGCGTTCAACCTGATGGGACTGAGCGACATCGAGATTGATGATCCGTCAAAGAAATATATCGACCTTTGGCCGATACAGATGTCCGCCGAGATTGCCACTGCCGGAGACGAGCCTGTTCGGAAAAACGTACTGACGACAAATTTCGATACTTACACACTCATTCTCCAACTTGGTTGTATCCTGCACACTGTGCCCTCATGGAAGCGCATGTATAAGCTAAGGGTTTGCGTCTTTGTCGAATACGAAACAGATGTTGAGGAAGAGCGTGGGCGCGTTACCACCTTGCTGCGAAATTTACGCATTGAAGCTGAGGTTCACGTCTTCTGGTTATCATCTGGCGAGCTGAGCATGTACGAAGTCATCATCAATGGACGTGACGACGGACATCTTGATCAAACTGGCCGCGATATTGATTACTCATTGGAAGATGAGCGCTGGTGGCAAGACATCAAACGACTTCGTCAGCCCGAAAATATCAGTGGCAGCGACGAACTAGCACAGACAGTCGATATTCTCGAAGCAGTAACCAGTTGGCCAATTGCGTCTTTCCAGTATGGTAGGCAAGACGCAAATCCAAAACGCTTCTCTGCATTAAGAAGGATGCTACGTAGAGCGAAATCCCGGCCATCAACTAGTAATATGTATGGTGGTCGACTTGAAACGCGAAGTAAAAGGCTACCTACCGAACTATCTGGAGACGACGACAGTGATACCCAGCCATCTTCCAATGGAGGAAGAGACGATGAGGCTCTGGCTTCGGACAGTGAAGCCATAATTAGCGGCAGCAACTTCGATGAATACGACCTGGATGCCTCGAGCGACGAAAGTGACGTTGATGCCCCACGACATCCGCCCAGGCGACGAAAAACCGCACCCAGTagctccttcttctcccGTCAACTCGACCTTCGCAAAGCAATCTGGAAGCCCCTTCATAAAGAAAGCACAGAAGATGCTTCAAGTATGCAATCCGTGACACCCCTCCTTCCGCACTCAAACGCAACAGCATCCGTTACAGCTATCTTGCCTACCAGATCGTCTTCCTCAAAGTCCCACAGCATAGCCAGCTCTTCTCCACAGCGCTCTGCGACATCTCTCGTCCCGCCACCCGCAGTGCGTCCTTCGTCACTCCCGAAGTTCACCTCCAATCCAACGCCGCGCACAGCAATATCTGCGGAAGAAGCAGCAGGCCCGTCGATAATGTTTGTTGATACACCGCACCCGTCGACCACGAAGAGCAATCCCATCGAAGAAGAAGTCTCTGGTGAAGCTTCTGTTGCGGAAACACCTAAATCAAACGCAAACACGCCTGCAGACTACCCCCATAGAGCACCGACATCAACATGCACTGCATCTGGCTTCCCCTCCCAACAAGCCATCCCCCTCTCCTTCAATGACCTCCCCTGCCGTGCCCAGCATCTCATATTGAATGAACTAGTACGCAAGCATTCAGAGGATACAGCTGTCGTCTTTACGACGCTGCCTAGTCCCGTCGAGGGTACTTGTGACAGCGAGGCCGAGAGCGTAAAGTATATCAGTGATTTGGAGGTGCTGTGTCAAGGTCTACCGCCTGTGTTGTTAGTGCATAGTAACAGTATGACTGTCACGATGAATTTGTAAAGTACCGGAGAGATGGAAGAAGATTGGCACAGGAATGTAGGTTTTTGTTTTTAAGGGTATCATCTGGGtgacataaaatactggacagtGTAGGTCAGCATCCAAtagacgtgtctggcgactaaCAATGGATtttttacactagtatgtctGGTAatttatgacacccgggtggTATCCTATCTGACACTGCTGATGATGCGAAGACTCGGGAAACAAACGGACCAAAATCGGCTGGTA from Pyrenophora tritici-repentis strain M4 chromosome 1, whole genome shotgun sequence encodes the following:
- a CDS encoding SdaC, Amino acid permease; its protein translation is MPSSSSRDSRRSSPADSQSVRAGSTARRDSHARRGSPAPSLPNGTPVVRQIPTPSQTVHSSSQQTPLPGRADPQSSLPGPSESTLSSALKESLGKSPPRFGTPPLQPLSPNEDAVPRGPPSIYGSFDGRGRSPVPYQDPEIVRRHLVGHYASPSRSNRGAIGDDDAQSTAGRKPEEDEEHFSSLQLQGGDITRQIYRWSEQQQQEEQGLQRSKSSHGPRRRPEEETLDIDSIRQPGGFRRNYLRRAAGSPSPAPGPSGYGTVRQARPPPHVFTNNFLEFLTLYGHFAGESLEEDDEVLGPDEYFSSDALDSGAQTEDEDREYGESSALLTPGKRRRRKPKKTGTGTPTGAALLLLKSFVGTGVLFLPRAFLNGGMLFSNFVLLAVAGLSYACFVLLVSTRLVVEHSFGDMGFHLYGDWMRNLINTSLVISQIGFSSAYIVFVSENLQAFVLAVSNCKTFIDIKYMIMMQMVIFLPLSLYRNINNIQKLALVADLFILMGLVYLYYFDLFTIVDQGGISDIVNFNAKDWTLFIGTAIFTFEGIGLIIPIQTGMKDPKKFPKVLGGVMIIITVIFLSAGALSYAAFGSKTKTVVLLNMPQDNKFVNGVQFIYSLAILLSTPLQIYPAIEITSQQLFSRTGKYNPYVKWKKNFFRFFIVLVCACLAWAGAGDLDKFVSLVGSFACIPLVFIYPPMLHYRAVARTSTARVLDVLLCILGAVGMVYTTTLTVQSWIYGGAPKAPGYCDSK
- a CDS encoding PotE, Amino acid transporter codes for the protein MTHVETIRRPLPRTRSNFAARTPQDESERLHRRSFVQQSPPPVEDEETPLLPDGQLRQPHDGNVCHGTQEMQAKRGLVTRFFSAMLPSSHLASSNSHKRHPSTAASKPRPGAFPRPVGGTDKLGTFAGVFVPVTLNVLSILMFLRFGFLLGQAGLVGMMGMLIAAYAINLLTTLSISAVATNGTVRGGGAYYLISRSLGPEFGGSIGIVYYLGSVFNTSLNAVGLIDCLIENFGSNGGNMGEWLPQSYWWQFLWATVILVVCTLICLAGSGLFARCSNGLLLVLLVATISIPLSAAFKTPFSDPEENIIFTGLSMHTFTQNLLPHFTRGAAGSVGHHRESFQDLFGILFPATGGILAGASMSGDLKHPSKAIPKGTLYGLGLTFILYTLVVFAMAASIARETFYSNTNVIQLTNISGVVVLAGEMATSLFSVLMGVIGSAKLLQALSRDHLIPGLSAFGQGTKKSDEPIYAIVITFIIAQVTMFADINQIASFITMTYLMTFLVTNLACFLLKIGSAPNFRPSFHYFNWPTAAIGTLACGVTMFFVDGFYASGCVALLMIIFLLIHYTTPPKPWGDVSQGLIYHQVRKYLLRLKQEHVKFWRPQILLLVNDPRRQYKLIQFCNSLKKGGLFVLGHVIVSDDFGAAVPEARRQQQSWTKYIDFSRIKAFVNISISPAVEWGARNLVLGAGLGGMRPNIVVMGFYNLPELKQAQPLIGIPSPQPSRPSSKAVNHSISGKAIQTAARRRMTGNTHSMLPTDAMKPENAITIRSYVTVIEDLVLRLQANVAIAKGFQELEVPPAKPTVKQKAFNLMGLSDIEIDDPSKKYIDLWPIQMSAEIATAGDEPVRKNVLTTNFDTYTLILQLGCILHTVPSWKRMYKLRVCVFVEYETDVEEERGRVTTLLRNLRIEAEVHVFWLSSGELSMYEVIINGRDDGHLDQTGRDIDYSLEDERWWQDIKRLRQPENISGSDELAQTVDILEAVTSWPIASFQYGRQDANPKRFSALRRMLRRAKSRPSTSNMYGGRLETRSKRLPTELSGDDDSDTQPSSNGGRDDEALASDSEAIISGSNFDEYDLDASSDESDVDAPRHPPRRRKTAPSSSFFSRQLDLRKAIWKPLHKESTEDASSMQSVTPLLPHSNATASVTAILPTRSSSSKSHSIASSSPQRSATSLVPPPAVRPSSLPKFTSNPTPRTAISAEEAAGPSIMFVDTPHPSTTKSNPIEEEVSGEASVAETPKSNANTPADYPHRAPTSTCTASGFPSQQAIPLSFNDLPCRAQHLILNELVRKHSEDTAVVFTTLPSPVEGTCDSEAESVKYISDLEVLCQGLPPVLLVHSNSMTVTMNL